AGGACGCTTTCACCACCTGGGCTGACTGGCTGTCGCACTGGCCTTGGCATGGCCCTTTCGCGGTCTACCCGGACGGCCATGAACATCAGTTCTTCCCGAACACGGAAGGCTTCAGGCCGACCACGCGCAACCTGTTAAAGCTGGCCGCCGACTGCGAGCGCGCCTCGAAAGCCAAGCCCTAACCCCAATCCCCCTACATGCCTGCCGGTGAACGGCGGGCGAGGTATTCCTGTGCTCAAACAAATCGGAAAACTCATCACTGAACCGCTGCGCAAGGGTGACAAGAGCCGACCCCTGCGTTGGCGTATGGGGATGCGGTTGAACCACATCCACAACGACCTGCATTCAAAGCATCCGAAACTCTGGAACGCCATCGTGATGATGGCGCGCACGCTGATCTGCAAGCCGTTCGGCCATCGCTGGTCCAGGTTCGAAGCGGTGAAGTACGGCGATTTTGGCGACTCGCGGATCTGCAAATTCTGCCGCATCAGCCACGGGCAACACCGTGGCGTCGACACCTACCACGAAACCCACCGCCAGGGCGGCTGGAACAAGATCGCCAAACCCTAACCCATCTTCTGCCGCCCAGCGCGGCTGGGACACCACATGTTCGCAATCAAACTCACCCTGATCCTGCTGGGCGCTTTGCTGTACTTGGTCGGCAGCGGCTGCTGGTTCTTCTGGATCGCCCCGCTCCTTCTGGCGGACGGCGAAACAGCCGACATCCTCTACGCCTTTGCCGGCACCTGTGGCTGGATGCTGATCACCTTCAGCCTGGTCATTCACATCATCAAGACAGCGCGGCCCACGGCGGTCGTCGGGAGGTAAACATGGAAGCAGAGATCCTGTCGGATGACGAGCTCGCCGACCTGACTGGTTACAAGCACCGTTCGCACCAGCGCAAGTGGCTGAAAGACCGGAACTGGGTATTCATCGAGAGCCGTGGCGGCCGCCCGCTGGTGGGCCGGATGTTCGCGCGGATGAAGCTTGGCATGGTTAACCCCGCAATCGCAGATCCAAACCCGCCGCCGACGCGACCGGCTTGGACGCCTGATTTCTCCAGAGTGAACTGATATGCGCCCCCGGAACACAGAAAACAGGGACTTGCCGCCAGGAATGGTGCGCCGTAAGCGCCCAAGGAAAAATGGCAAGGTCTGGATCGGCTACTACTACCGGGACTCTGCTGGCAAAGAGATCCCGTTGGGCACGGACCTTAGTAAAGCACGCCTGAAATGGGCAGAACTGGAGGCCAAAGACAAACCGGCCGACCTGACAACGATGAAGGGCATCTTCGACCGGTACGTGCGCGACGTCATCCCAAAAAAGGGGGAGCGGACCCAAAAGGACAACATGGCCGAACTGAAACAGCTTCGCCCTATGTTTGATGAGGCGCCCATAGATTCAATTACGCCGTTCAACATCGCCGGTTACCGGGATGCCCGTTCAGCGAAGGTTCGTGC
This genomic window from Pseudomonas sp. Bout1 contains:
- a CDS encoding DUF4224 domain-containing protein; the protein is MEAEILSDDELADLTGYKHRSHQRKWLKDRNWVFIESRGGRPLVGRMFARMKLGMVNPAIADPNPPPTRPAWTPDFSRVN